The following are encoded together in the Deltaproteobacteria bacterium genome:
- a CDS encoding SNF2 helicase associated domain-containing protein, giving the protein MKTPKEQSETNEGLCFDYAISYDARRQNLWIKIFHNGKIITRFERYGINVFNLNDRSITSSVLNYSHRFFIQHLLRFGQVDSWENCYVVPRAQAGFFIGKLNKFEKVTQLQDGKVVSFAESSLAFKVKLKSENLVPLKLEASFFDPQNNKKIAFAASVIFPSSRPWILFQGSYYPIRHSLVTDLLPEFDAEGNLEIKGGRAAKFFEEEFGVLVEQQEIEVPEGFISPLFERFDPEPRCQISEDRKKEELTLTLQFAYGPHLLIPYQNEQDIVAERMHEGKKVILCRNLSFEKSILEKFIKQGFKRVGPDLFSTGGDQALDFVSTVLPELKEEAEVSGEDSLKRFQVFTHLGGEQLSAKASFPSMDWFSLDLKFSVDDWEVSFETILALAQQDKRYLYVPGKGYARIDKEEILKIQQSLEELEAKKDEQGLLKLSRFHAPYLDSLFKINWQGEEALHQALDRFRLHEGIQEKPIPATLKATLRDYQKQGFAWLHFLKDHNFHGVLADDMGLGKTVQALAYLLDQRIEKGQAPCLVLAPTSVVFNWGAESEKFTPELTTILYTGDQRKKFRDQLTQVDIVLTSYALFRREAEMFQSIKWRTLILDEAQNIKNHRSKTAALVKEIKASQRFALTGTPLENSLAELWSIFDFLMPGFLGSHTHFKRTYEKPIESDQSQDSLDRLRRRIFPFVLRRHKSEVAKELPPKTEIQQFCEMSEEQAKLYKEILLSSRKMVFDEVEYKGIEKSQVSILTALLRLRQISCHPYLLGDRFLKGRKIESGKFENFKELLQEIISEKHRVIVFSQFVEMLGVLRRWMDEEKIVYEYLDGRTRKREEHIKNFQTNPDIPVFLISLKAGGTGLNLTEADYVIHYDPWWNPAVEDQATDRVHRIGQTKQVFSYKLITKGSVEEKILTLQERKRNLFLGVMKSDSPLGKKLTVEDLEYLFS; this is encoded by the coding sequence ATGAAAACGCCCAAAGAACAATCCGAGACAAATGAAGGTTTATGCTTCGATTACGCCATTAGTTATGATGCCCGTCGCCAGAACTTGTGGATCAAGATCTTTCACAACGGCAAGATCATCACCCGCTTTGAGCGCTATGGAATCAACGTTTTTAATTTAAACGACAGGTCCATTACCTCCAGTGTTCTCAATTACTCCCATCGTTTTTTTATCCAGCACTTGTTACGCTTTGGTCAGGTGGATTCCTGGGAAAACTGCTATGTGGTGCCTCGGGCCCAGGCTGGCTTCTTCATTGGCAAGTTGAATAAATTTGAAAAAGTGACGCAACTGCAGGATGGAAAAGTGGTTTCTTTTGCGGAGTCTTCTTTGGCCTTCAAGGTGAAGCTAAAAAGTGAAAATCTGGTGCCTCTCAAGTTGGAGGCTTCCTTCTTCGATCCTCAAAATAATAAAAAGATTGCTTTTGCGGCGAGTGTTATTTTTCCTTCTTCCAGGCCCTGGATTTTATTCCAAGGCAGCTACTATCCTATCCGCCATTCTCTTGTTACCGACTTGCTTCCAGAATTTGATGCAGAGGGGAACCTGGAAATAAAGGGTGGGCGTGCTGCCAAATTTTTTGAAGAAGAGTTTGGTGTACTGGTGGAACAACAGGAAATTGAAGTTCCTGAAGGTTTTATCTCGCCTCTTTTTGAAAGATTTGATCCCGAACCGCGTTGTCAAATTTCTGAAGATCGCAAAAAAGAGGAACTGACCCTTACCCTGCAGTTCGCTTATGGCCCACATTTGCTCATTCCTTACCAAAACGAACAGGATATTGTCGCAGAGAGGATGCACGAAGGTAAAAAGGTTATTTTATGTCGTAATCTTAGCTTTGAAAAAAGTATCTTGGAAAAATTCATTAAACAAGGTTTTAAGCGTGTGGGGCCCGATTTGTTTAGCACAGGAGGAGATCAGGCTTTAGACTTTGTCTCTACCGTGCTTCCCGAACTCAAGGAAGAGGCGGAGGTCTCTGGCGAAGATTCACTCAAGCGCTTTCAGGTGTTTACACATTTGGGAGGAGAACAGCTTTCTGCAAAGGCTTCCTTTCCCAGCATGGATTGGTTTTCTCTTGATTTGAAATTCAGCGTGGACGATTGGGAAGTGTCTTTCGAAACGATTTTAGCCTTGGCCCAACAAGACAAGCGTTATTTGTATGTGCCTGGAAAAGGCTATGCGCGCATCGACAAAGAAGAAATCCTCAAGATCCAACAAAGCCTGGAAGAGCTGGAAGCGAAGAAAGATGAGCAGGGGCTACTGAAGCTTTCCCGTTTTCATGCACCCTATTTAGACAGCCTGTTCAAGATCAATTGGCAGGGCGAAGAGGCCTTACATCAAGCTCTCGACCGCTTTAGGCTGCATGAAGGCATTCAGGAAAAACCCATCCCTGCAACCTTGAAGGCCACCCTCAGAGATTATCAAAAACAGGGTTTTGCCTGGTTGCATTTTTTGAAAGATCACAATTTTCATGGTGTTTTGGCCGATGACATGGGTTTGGGGAAGACCGTGCAAGCCCTTGCCTATCTGCTTGATCAACGGATCGAAAAAGGCCAGGCCCCTTGTCTGGTGCTGGCACCCACCTCCGTCGTGTTTAACTGGGGAGCAGAATCCGAAAAATTTACCCCCGAATTGACGACCATTCTCTATACCGGAGATCAACGTAAAAAATTCAGAGATCAACTCACGCAGGTCGATATCGTACTCACCAGTTACGCCCTGTTTCGTCGTGAAGCGGAGATGTTTCAATCGATTAAATGGCGCACGCTGATTCTGGATGAAGCGCAGAATATCAAAAATCATCGCAGCAAGACTGCGGCCTTGGTGAAAGAAATCAAGGCCAGTCAGCGATTCGCCTTAACGGGAACTCCCTTGGAAAATTCATTGGCTGAACTTTGGTCTATTTTCGATTTTCTCATGCCGGGTTTTTTGGGCTCGCACACACACTTTAAGCGCACCTACGAAAAACCTATTGAGTCGGATCAAAGCCAGGACAGCCTCGATCGTTTGCGTCGACGGATTTTTCCTTTTGTGTTGCGGCGTCATAAAAGTGAGGTGGCTAAAGAACTTCCTCCTAAGACAGAAATTCAGCAGTTCTGCGAGATGAGCGAAGAGCAAGCCAAACTCTACAAGGAAATTCTCTTGTCGTCGCGAAAAATGGTGTTTGATGAAGTGGAGTACAAGGGAATCGAAAAAAGCCAGGTCTCTATTTTAACCGCCCTGCTGCGCCTTCGGCAGATCAGTTGCCATCCTTATTTGTTGGGCGATCGTTTTCTGAAAGGTAGAAAAATCGAATCGGGCAAATTTGAGAATTTCAAGGAATTGCTCCAGGAAATCATCAGCGAAAAACATCGGGTGATTGTGTTCAGCCAATTTGTGGAAATGCTGGGGGTACTTCGGCGCTGGATGGACGAAGAAAAGATCGTCTATGAGTATCTGGATGGCCGCACGCGAAAGCGCGAAGAGCATATTAAAAACTTCCAGACAAATCCCGATATTCCGGTGTTTCTCATTAGTCTCAAGGCCGGAGGGACGGGGCTAAATCTCACCGAAGCCGATTACGTCATCCACTACGACCCCTGGTGGAACCCTGCCGTAGAAGACCAGGCCACCGACCGCGTACACCGTATTGGGCAAACCAAACAGGTATTTTCTTATAAATTGATTACCAAAGGCAGTGTCGAAGAAAAAATTCTCACCCTTCAGGAACGCAAAAGAAACTTGTTCCTGGGTGTAATGAAGTCCGATTCCCCTCTGGGTAAAAAGTTGACGGTGGAAGATCTGGAATATTTGTTTTCGTGA
- the recQ gene encoding DNA helicase RecQ, with protein MKTPQQILQHVFGYPEFRGEQEAVIQQLLDGKDALVLMPTGGGKSLCYQIPALARVGVGVIISPLIALMKNQVDRLLQMGVKAAFLNSSLSFEDFQNTKQQLLKGELDLIYVAPERLVTEDFLDLLSQIPISLFAIDEAHCVSQWGHDFRREYLQLSVLHERFPKVPRIALTATADLPTRKEIIKNLQLESAKVFLSSFNRPNIHYQIVLKENTKAQLLEFIRTQESGVCGIVYCLSRKKTEETAEWLRGEGLKALAYHAGLSQKVREKNQEIFLNEEGVIIVATIAFGMGIDKPDVRFVAHLDLPKSLESYFQETGRAGRDGQPAKAWLAYGLGDVVSIRQMVEKSGANEQRKSLEMQKLNQLLGFCESTRCRRQVILSYFGEDFSDSCGNCDNCQNPPETWDATVAAQKALSCVYRTEERFGVVYLMDVLRGKETEQMKRFGHQRLSVFGIGKDLDKKQWSSVFRQLAAAGYVMADVEAYGAIKLCPEARSVLKGEVQLSFRKDRSQRVRKTAAERSIIRNKLQQENMDANLWSALRECRLSLAQKQALPPFMIFHDTTLKEMALRKPKSMDGLLGVSGVGVYKLKKYGEAFLKVIRKFSSLEL; from the coding sequence ATGAAAACTCCTCAGCAAATTTTACAACACGTTTTTGGCTATCCCGAATTCCGCGGGGAACAAGAGGCCGTTATCCAGCAACTTCTTGACGGCAAAGATGCATTGGTCCTCATGCCTACGGGGGGTGGAAAATCTCTTTGTTATCAAATCCCTGCTTTGGCACGAGTCGGTGTTGGTGTGATTATTTCTCCGCTGATTGCCTTGATGAAAAATCAAGTTGATCGACTTTTGCAAATGGGTGTGAAGGCCGCTTTTTTAAATTCCTCTTTGTCTTTCGAAGACTTTCAAAATACTAAACAGCAACTCTTAAAGGGCGAACTCGATTTAATTTATGTGGCCCCTGAGCGATTGGTGACAGAAGATTTTTTAGATTTACTCTCTCAAATTCCAATTTCTCTGTTCGCCATCGATGAAGCGCATTGTGTGTCCCAATGGGGGCACGACTTCCGGCGGGAATATCTTCAGCTCTCTGTGCTGCACGAACGTTTTCCAAAAGTACCGCGCATTGCCCTCACGGCCACTGCGGATTTGCCGACACGAAAAGAAATTATCAAAAATCTTCAACTTGAATCCGCAAAAGTTTTTTTAAGCTCTTTCAATAGGCCCAATATTCATTATCAGATCGTCCTCAAAGAAAATACCAAAGCGCAGTTACTAGAATTTATCCGTACTCAAGAATCGGGCGTTTGTGGAATCGTTTATTGTCTTTCGAGAAAGAAAACCGAAGAAACTGCTGAATGGTTGCGAGGTGAAGGGTTAAAGGCTTTAGCCTACCACGCCGGCCTTTCCCAGAAAGTGCGAGAAAAAAATCAGGAAATCTTTTTGAATGAAGAAGGCGTGATCATTGTTGCAACTATTGCCTTTGGGATGGGCATCGACAAGCCCGATGTGCGTTTTGTGGCCCATTTAGATTTGCCCAAAAGTCTGGAATCTTATTTCCAAGAAACAGGACGGGCAGGACGGGACGGGCAGCCCGCCAAGGCTTGGTTAGCCTATGGTTTAGGAGATGTGGTGAGCATTCGGCAAATGGTGGAAAAATCGGGAGCCAATGAACAGCGCAAGAGTTTAGAGATGCAGAAGTTAAATCAGCTTTTGGGATTTTGTGAAAGCACCCGTTGTCGCCGCCAAGTGATCTTGAGTTATTTTGGGGAAGATTTTTCAGATTCTTGCGGCAATTGTGACAACTGCCAAAATCCTCCCGAAACTTGGGATGCAACGGTGGCAGCTCAGAAGGCTCTGTCCTGTGTGTATCGTACTGAAGAGCGTTTCGGTGTTGTTTATTTGATGGATGTGCTGAGGGGTAAGGAAACAGAACAGATGAAGCGCTTTGGACATCAACGCCTCAGTGTTTTTGGAATAGGAAAAGATTTAGATAAGAAACAGTGGAGTTCGGTGTTCCGCCAGCTTGCCGCTGCAGGCTATGTAATGGCCGATGTGGAAGCTTATGGGGCAATCAAGCTTTGTCCAGAGGCACGATCCGTATTAAAGGGCGAAGTTCAATTGAGCTTTAGAAAAGATCGCAGTCAAAGAGTTCGAAAAACAGCTGCTGAACGCTCCATTATTCGAAATAAATTACAGCAAGAAAATATGGATGCCAATTTGTGGTCTGCCCTCCGCGAGTGTCGCTTAAGCCTCGCTCAAAAACAAGCTCTGCCGCCTTTCATGATTTTTCACGATACTACTCTTAAAGAAATGGCTTTGCGTAAACCCA